The Deltaproteobacteria bacterium genome has a window encoding:
- a CDS encoding sodium:calcium antiporter, with product MKPTKAALLIASAFFLCLQWVFFRFSGSHLPTPWSALLPGIAIFGAAFILSWGAELAQFYIPQSLAIAFLALIAVLPEYAVDMYFAWEAGKNPEYIHFATANMTGANRLLIGVGWATVAFAYFFRTKQKEVVLEPSNRIELFGLGAATIYCFVIPMKGTISWVDSIFLLSIFAVYIFQTTQSHHEEPEVEEPLIAISKWSWGRRLAVTIFFFLFSGFTIFTSAEPFAEGLLETGRHWGIEEFILVQWLAPLASESPEFIIAILFALRAKAASSLGTLLSSKVNQWTLLVGMLALVYNLSAGHILPMTLDARQSEEIFLTAAQSLFAFVVISNLRFSLIEGLLLLVLFATQIFFTSPVSRHYYAFFYLLLSIGWFAFGPTNRQGIFEIAKVFSKRARRD from the coding sequence ATGAAACCAACCAAAGCAGCCCTCTTGATCGCCTCCGCCTTTTTTCTTTGCCTTCAATGGGTTTTCTTTCGTTTTTCCGGGAGTCATCTTCCAACACCCTGGTCTGCCCTCTTGCCAGGAATCGCGATTTTCGGTGCGGCATTTATCCTTTCCTGGGGGGCAGAACTGGCCCAGTTCTATATCCCCCAGTCGCTTGCGATCGCCTTTCTCGCTTTGATCGCCGTCTTACCCGAGTATGCGGTCGATATGTATTTCGCCTGGGAGGCAGGAAAGAATCCTGAATATATTCATTTCGCTACCGCGAATATGACCGGCGCCAATCGGCTCTTGATCGGTGTGGGATGGGCAACAGTCGCCTTCGCTTATTTCTTCCGGACAAAACAGAAAGAGGTCGTCCTGGAACCAAGTAATCGTATTGAGCTTTTTGGCCTGGGGGCTGCGACCATTTACTGCTTCGTCATACCGATGAAAGGAACGATTTCATGGGTCGACTCGATCTTTCTTTTGAGTATTTTTGCCGTCTATATTTTTCAGACGACGCAAAGCCATCATGAAGAGCCCGAAGTCGAGGAACCGCTGATAGCGATTTCTAAATGGTCATGGGGACGACGCCTCGCGGTCACCATCTTTTTCTTTCTCTTTTCTGGTTTCACGATTTTTACCTCTGCAGAACCTTTTGCTGAAGGACTTTTGGAGACAGGCCGCCACTGGGGAATCGAGGAATTTATCCTTGTGCAATGGCTTGCCCCCCTCGCCTCCGAATCCCCCGAATTTATTATTGCCATCCTCTTCGCCTTAAGGGCGAAGGCGGCATCGAGCCTCGGAACCCTGCTTTCTTCAAAGGTCAATCAATGGACGCTCTTGGTTGGAATGCTCGCGCTGGTGTATAATCTCTCCGCAGGCCATATCCTCCCGATGACACTTGATGCGAGGCAATCCGAAGAAATTTTTCTGACTGCGGCCCAGTCCCTCTTCGCCTTTGTGGTGATTTCCAACTTGAGATTTTCGCTGATCGAAGGCCTGTTGCTCCTCGTGCTTTTTGCAACGCAGATCTTCTTTACATCACCTGTTTCCCGTCATTACTATGCCTTTTTCTATCTGCTACTCTCCATTGGGTGGTTTGCCTTCGGACCAACGAATCGACAGGGGATTTTTGAAATCGCCAAGGTTTTTTCAAAAAGGGCGAGAAGGGATTAG
- a CDS encoding MFS transporter has protein sequence MSLLFSRICLQGFFFWLAYDLSRFPVIPLYAQKLGLPPEAIGFVVAASTMTGIFGKMLSGALSDSLGRKVMMVVACFVATVLPTLYFFADSATSLIVIRVFHGLGTAIMGPVGRAFVADIVPANRRGNWLSTYTASTNLGTMAGRSLGGFLLFWGGFFYPFIASAVAGLVALGLALQWSSDQRHGFEWRPLIQRMGKGFREVGSNLSILMTSLIEAIQYLAVGVVDAFLPLYAKGVGLLEWQIGLLFGVQMGTTLLLKPLMGYLSDQFGRKPQIILGLIMGGLVLWRIPWETSFTFLCLLVIIFGISVALTTSATTALITDLCEREHYGAAHGVFGTILDIGHATGPISAGFLIASLGYRPGFAIYSAILILASLLFLVLVKPRQS, from the coding sequence GTCATTCCTTTATATGCCCAGAAACTGGGATTGCCGCCAGAGGCGATCGGTTTTGTGGTCGCTGCTTCAACGATGACCGGCATTTTTGGAAAGATGCTTTCAGGGGCCCTTTCCGATTCGCTGGGTCGCAAGGTGATGATGGTGGTTGCTTGTTTTGTCGCCACCGTTCTCCCAACCCTCTATTTTTTCGCTGATTCAGCAACTTCGCTCATTGTCATTCGGGTCTTTCATGGTTTGGGGACGGCGATCATGGGACCGGTCGGACGTGCCTTTGTTGCGGATATTGTTCCAGCAAACCGGCGAGGGAACTGGCTCTCAACCTATACCGCTTCGACAAACCTGGGAACGATGGCCGGCCGATCCCTCGGTGGATTCTTGCTCTTCTGGGGTGGTTTCTTCTATCCCTTTATCGCGAGTGCCGTGGCGGGTCTTGTTGCCCTTGGATTGGCGCTTCAATGGTCTTCTGACCAACGGCACGGTTTTGAATGGAGGCCCTTGATTCAACGGATGGGAAAAGGTTTTCGAGAGGTCGGATCGAATCTCTCCATACTGATGACAAGCCTGATCGAAGCGATTCAATATCTGGCTGTTGGGGTGGTTGATGCCTTTCTCCCTCTGTATGCAAAGGGGGTGGGGCTTCTCGAGTGGCAGATCGGCCTTCTGTTTGGTGTCCAGATGGGGACGACGCTGCTTCTAAAACCTTTAATGGGGTACCTGTCTGATCAGTTTGGGCGGAAGCCCCAGATTATTTTGGGGCTTATTATGGGAGGGCTTGTTCTCTGGAGAATTCCTTGGGAGACGTCGTTCACTTTTCTTTGCCTTCTGGTCATCATTTTTGGAATTTCCGTCGCCCTGACGACTTCGGCAACTACCGCCCTGATTACCGATCTTTGTGAGAGGGAACATTATGGGGCCGCCCATGGGGTCTTCGGGACTATTCTCGATATAGGGCATGCTACAGGGCCGATTTCAGCCGGTTTCCTTATCGCCTCCCTCGGGTATCGACCGGGATTTGCGATTTATTCGGCCATCTTGATTCTTGCTTCTCTTTTGTTTTTAGTTTTGGTAAAGCCGAGACAGTCGTGA
- the purS gene encoding phosphoribosylformylglycinamidine synthase subunit PurS — MKARIYITLKSGVLDPQGKAVQQALASLGFHEVQDVRIGKYIELELEKNSKERIKEMCEKLLANTVIESYRFEVEK, encoded by the coding sequence ATGAAGGCGCGCATCTACATCACACTGAAATCTGGCGTCCTCGATCCCCAGGGCAAGGCGGTCCAGCAGGCGCTTGCCTCGTTGGGGTTTCATGAGGTTCAGGATGTGAGGATCGGGAAGTATATAGAACTGGAACTGGAGAAAAACTCGAAGGAGCGAATCAAGGAGATGTGCGAAAAGCTTTTGGCGAATACGGTGATTGAGAGTTATCGGTTTGAGGTAGAGAAGTGA
- a CDS encoding AI-2E family transporter encodes MTSKQLSIAAFFILLILILIQLFKVFDLFLVPIMWAVILAIAVFPVYRWFLKILRGKKTVASLIVTLLVIVVTTGPMVFFSGALVREVLGFYTQVAAWIQERGKGLSWEWLATSPFGGLWLQIQEKTAALNIEVVPLTVKFLQKMTNLIVGQLEQGAKNFFVFVFDYLITIMTLFFFLRDGESMTKGLKDMFPMSMEHKEAVLGRIEQTVSAVVRGVGLTGITQGVLAGLAFWILGIPYPLFLALLIAFLAFLPIGGAAMIWIPSSVYLYFQGSWGRALILFLYGTLVISMVDNFLKPLLIGEKTRLPILFLFFAILGGLSFYGFVGIFLGPVLVALFLTLIQIYKKEYPSGS; translated from the coding sequence GTGACTTCTAAACAACTTTCCATAGCCGCCTTTTTTATCCTCCTCATTCTGATCCTGATTCAACTTTTCAAGGTCTTCGATCTTTTCCTGGTTCCCATTATGTGGGCGGTCATCCTGGCGATCGCTGTTTTTCCTGTCTACCGGTGGTTTTTAAAAATTCTGCGTGGAAAGAAAACGGTTGCCTCTTTGATCGTGACGCTTCTTGTGATTGTTGTGACCACAGGACCGATGGTCTTCTTTTCGGGGGCCCTTGTTCGCGAGGTCCTTGGTTTTTATACCCAGGTGGCTGCATGGATTCAGGAGAGGGGAAAGGGGCTTTCCTGGGAGTGGCTTGCCACTTCCCCTTTTGGGGGTCTTTGGCTGCAGATTCAGGAAAAGACGGCGGCCCTGAACATCGAAGTGGTCCCGCTGACCGTCAAATTTCTTCAAAAAATGACGAATCTTATTGTGGGGCAATTGGAGCAGGGGGCCAAAAACTTCTTTGTCTTTGTCTTTGATTACCTGATCACCATTATGACCCTCTTTTTCTTTCTTCGAGATGGCGAATCAATGACAAAAGGGCTCAAGGATATGTTCCCGATGTCGATGGAGCATAAGGAGGCGGTTTTGGGAAGGATCGAGCAGACAGTTTCCGCAGTGGTTCGTGGTGTTGGCTTGACAGGGATTACCCAAGGCGTTTTAGCAGGTCTCGCCTTCTGGATATTGGGGATCCCCTATCCGCTTTTTCTGGCCCTTTTGATCGCCTTTCTCGCCTTTCTTCCGATTGGTGGCGCCGCGATGATCTGGATCCCTTCTTCTGTTTACCTCTATTTTCAGGGATCCTGGGGGAGGGCGTTGATCCTGTTTCTCTACGGTACGTTGGTGATCAGTATGGTGGATAATTTTCTAAAACCGCTTCTGATCGGAGAGAAGACACGGCTTCCGATCCTCTTCCTCTTTTTCGCGATCCTTGGTGGACTCAGTTTTTATGGTTTTGTCGGGATTTTTCTTGGCCCTGTCCTTGTCGCCCTGTTTTTGACGCTGATCCAAATCTATAAAAAAGAATACCCCAGCGGCTCTTAG
- a CDS encoding adenylosuccinate lyase produces the protein MIPRYSRPQMAKIWEPENKFKLWLEIELLVCEGWEQFGRVPKGTTAKIRKKATFEIARIDEIEKKVQHDVIAFLTNVGESVGPEARWLHFGMTSSDLLDTCFSLQLRQASDLIVSDLKGLMQVLKRRAFEHKETPMIGRTHGIHAEPTTFGLKLASWYEEIRRHLLWIEAVREEISVGKISGAVGTYAHLEPEVESFVCRKLGLTPDAVATQVISRDRYAAFFSRLALLASSLERMATEIRHLQRTEVLEVEEFFAEGQKGSSAMPHKRNPVLSENICGLARLVRSTVVPALENIALWHERDISHSSAERILAPEATILTDFMLVRFTKIVDQLLVYPKNMKKNLEKMGKLVFSEGVLLKLIESGLSREEGYRLVQRQAMRCWEEGADFEEAIRKDPAISKRVTKKELDQVFDLDHTLRHVDTIFKRVFG, from the coding sequence ATGATTCCTCGATACAGTCGTCCTCAAATGGCAAAAATCTGGGAGCCGGAGAATAAATTCAAGCTCTGGCTCGAGATCGAGCTCCTCGTCTGTGAGGGATGGGAGCAGTTTGGTCGTGTCCCAAAGGGGACAACCGCCAAGATTCGGAAAAAAGCGACGTTTGAGATCGCACGGATCGACGAGATCGAAAAAAAGGTTCAGCACGACGTGATCGCCTTCCTGACGAATGTCGGTGAGTCGGTCGGTCCCGAGGCGCGTTGGCTCCACTTCGGGATGACCTCTTCCGACCTCCTCGATACCTGTTTTTCCCTGCAGCTTCGACAGGCCTCCGATCTGATTGTCTCTGACTTGAAGGGGTTGATGCAGGTCTTGAAGAGACGGGCCTTCGAGCACAAAGAGACACCGATGATCGGACGGACCCATGGGATCCATGCGGAACCGACCACTTTTGGGTTAAAACTGGCTTCTTGGTACGAGGAGATCAGGCGTCACCTCTTGTGGATCGAGGCGGTCAGAGAGGAGATCTCTGTCGGAAAAATTTCCGGTGCGGTCGGGACCTATGCCCATCTGGAGCCGGAGGTCGAGTCGTTTGTTTGTCGGAAATTGGGATTAACCCCTGATGCGGTTGCCACCCAGGTGATTTCTCGCGATCGTTATGCCGCTTTTTTCTCCAGGCTCGCGTTGCTCGCCTCTTCTTTGGAAAGGATGGCGACGGAGATTCGGCACCTTCAGAGAACAGAGGTTCTCGAGGTCGAGGAGTTTTTTGCCGAAGGGCAAAAAGGTTCTTCGGCGATGCCACACAAACGAAACCCTGTGCTCTCGGAAAACATTTGTGGGTTGGCCCGCCTCGTCCGATCGACGGTTGTTCCAGCACTAGAAAATATCGCCCTCTGGCACGAACGCGACATCAGCCACTCCTCTGCGGAGCGGATATTAGCGCCAGAAGCGACGATCCTCACTGATTTTATGCTTGTTCGTTTCACAAAGATTGTTGACCAACTGCTCGTCTATCCGAAAAACATGAAAAAGAACCTCGAGAAAATGGGGAAACTGGTTTTTTCCGAAGGGGTTCTCCTGAAATTGATTGAGTCGGGTTTAAGTCGTGAGGAGGGGTATCGACTCGTGCAAAGACAGGCGATGCGGTGCTGGGAGGAGGGGGCTGATTTTGAAGAGGCGATCCGGAAAGATCCCGCGATTTCAAAGAGGGTGACAAAAAAAGAGTTGGATCAGGTTTTTGATCTCGATCACACCTTGAGACATGTCGACACAATCTTTAAGAGGGTGTTTGGGTGA
- a CDS encoding Glu/Leu/Phe/Val dehydrogenase: MVDQHSVEWDSPLFRSTQSQFETVAKRMKMDENVFNRLRWPERVLVVSVPFRMDDGSVRVVPGYRVQHNDALGPCKGGIRYHRSVNLGEVAALAMLMTWKTSLVGLPLGGAKGGVAVDPNPLSRQELQRLTRRYTAEIINFIGPDHDIPAPDMGTSAQVMAWMMDTYSSVKGYSIPGVVTGKPIAIGGSLGRLEAPGRGVVYCIMEAAEKLKWKLNEKITVAIQGFGQVGNAAARKISKIGCKIIAVGDHTTTLYNEKGFSYESLQQHVMTHQFLKGYPEGEEIPWGDLITLKCDILIPAATGGVITEENVKKLRCRMIAEGANGPTTTEADLILQEQEDIFVIPDILANAGGVIVSYFEWVQDLQNFFWSEKDVNQRLFEIMQKAFHEVYERSLEEKVRMREAAMRIAIRKISTAMLTRGLFP; this comes from the coding sequence ATGGTTGACCAACACTCGGTAGAATGGGATTCGCCACTTTTTCGGAGCACCCAGAGCCAATTTGAGACAGTCGCGAAGAGGATGAAGATGGATGAAAATGTCTTCAACCGCCTCCGGTGGCCTGAGCGCGTGCTGGTTGTTTCTGTTCCTTTCCGGATGGATGATGGGTCCGTCCGGGTTGTCCCTGGTTATCGTGTCCAACACAACGATGCCCTCGGCCCCTGCAAGGGGGGGATCCGCTATCACCGCAGTGTCAATCTCGGTGAGGTCGCCGCCCTCGCGATGCTGATGACCTGGAAGACCTCACTGGTCGGCCTTCCTCTCGGTGGCGCCAAAGGGGGGGTTGCCGTCGATCCGAATCCCCTCTCAAGACAGGAGCTCCAGAGGCTCACGCGTCGTTACACGGCAGAGATTATTAATTTCATTGGGCCCGATCATGACATCCCGGCACCCGACATGGGGACAAGCGCGCAGGTGATGGCCTGGATGATGGATACCTATAGCTCAGTAAAGGGGTACTCGATCCCAGGCGTGGTCACCGGCAAACCGATCGCGATCGGAGGATCACTCGGTCGACTCGAGGCACCCGGGCGTGGGGTTGTTTATTGCATCATGGAGGCGGCGGAAAAATTGAAGTGGAAATTAAATGAAAAGATCACTGTCGCCATACAAGGGTTCGGTCAGGTCGGAAATGCCGCGGCAAGAAAGATCTCGAAGATCGGATGCAAGATCATCGCCGTCGGTGATCATACAACGACCCTCTATAATGAGAAGGGGTTCTCTTATGAGTCGCTTCAACAGCATGTCATGACCCATCAATTTCTGAAGGGGTATCCGGAGGGGGAAGAGATCCCGTGGGGAGATCTGATCACATTAAAATGCGATATCCTGATCCCGGCGGCTACCGGCGGGGTCATCACGGAGGAGAACGTCAAAAAGCTCCGTTGCCGAATGATCGCCGAGGGGGCGAATGGCCCAACAACGACAGAGGCTGACCTTATCCTGCAGGAACAGGAAGATATCTTTGTCATCCCTGATATCCTCGCCAATGCAGGGGGTGTCATTGTCTCTTATTTTGAATGGGTTCAGGACCTCCAAAACTTCTTTTGGTCAGAGAAAGACGTGAATCAACGCCTCTTCGAGATCATGCAGAAGGCCTTCCATGAGGTCTATGAAAGGTCGCTCGAGGAAAAGGTCCGGATGCGAGAGGCGGCAATGCGGATCGCCATCCGCAAGATCTCCACGGCAATGCTGACGCGGGGATTGTTTCCTTAA
- a CDS encoding type II toxin-antitoxin system VapC family toxin: MIFVDSNIPMYAAGNSSPQKEACLSFLKKINDTKLDAASSAEVLQEILHRYHAIQRLMEGIKVYEAFRSLPIRWLEIVPDDVDYAKETLTIHPHMPSRDAIHLAVMHRNGIKKIATYDQDFLGIPTITVFLPEQV; this comes from the coding sequence TTGATCTTTGTCGACTCCAACATCCCAATGTATGCCGCAGGAAACAGTTCCCCTCAAAAAGAGGCCTGTCTCTCTTTTCTTAAAAAGATTAACGATACCAAGCTTGATGCGGCCTCATCAGCTGAAGTCCTGCAAGAAATTCTGCATCGTTACCACGCTATTCAAAGACTCATGGAAGGAATCAAGGTCTACGAAGCTTTTCGGTCACTCCCGATTCGGTGGCTGGAAATAGTTCCTGACGACGTCGATTATGCCAAGGAGACCTTGACAATCCACCCCCACATGCCAAGCCGAGATGCCATTCACTTGGCGGTAATGCACCGGAACGGCATCAAGAAAATTGCCACCTACGATCAGGATTTTTTAGGTATTCCGACAATTACTGTTTTTCTACCCGAACAGGTGTAA
- a CDS encoding ATP-binding protein, producing MVFVGGPRQVGKTTVAFHLLGDVDESHPAYLNWDSPPVKQVLLKGELPSGQKLIVLDEIHKYKGWRNLVKGFYDQYKSKRQFLVTGSARLDYYRRGGDSLQGRYHYYRLHPLTLPELGKNSTEDDLEQLISFGGFPEPFLKANGRHYKRWQQERLTRVLQEDLIGLEQVKEISQLDLLVHLLPSQVGSILSLNNLKQDLQVAFETVERWILILENIYYCYRISPFGLPHLRTAKKEKKLYLWDWSQCENPSARFENLVASHLLKMCHFLQDSQGDEMQLQFLRDAQKREIDFVVSKNRKPIFAVECKTGESQLSPNICYFAERSPIPKFYQVHLGKKDVEIEKHRARIIPFGEFCQLFP from the coding sequence ATGGTCTTTGTCGGTGGTCCCCGACAGGTCGGAAAGACGACTGTCGCCTTTCACCTGCTGGGAGATGTCGATGAATCCCACCCCGCGTACCTTAACTGGGACTCCCCTCCTGTTAAACAGGTCCTCCTCAAGGGGGAACTTCCATCAGGTCAGAAGCTGATCGTTCTCGATGAAATTCACAAATACAAAGGTTGGAGGAATCTCGTCAAAGGCTTTTATGATCAGTATAAATCAAAACGTCAGTTCCTTGTTACCGGTTCGGCTCGCCTCGACTACTACCGTCGTGGAGGAGATTCCCTTCAGGGGAGGTACCATTATTATCGTCTTCATCCATTAACCCTTCCGGAATTGGGAAAAAATTCAACCGAAGATGACCTTGAGCAATTAATCTCCTTCGGTGGCTTTCCGGAACCATTTCTCAAAGCGAACGGGCGTCATTACAAGAGGTGGCAACAAGAACGGCTCACACGGGTTCTTCAGGAGGACCTGATCGGTCTTGAGCAGGTGAAAGAGATCTCCCAATTGGATCTCCTTGTCCATCTCCTTCCCAGCCAAGTTGGGTCCATCCTCTCCCTGAATAACTTAAAACAAGACCTTCAAGTCGCCTTTGAAACGGTAGAGCGGTGGATTCTCATCCTGGAAAATATCTATTATTGCTATCGGATTTCTCCGTTCGGACTTCCACACTTGAGGACGGCAAAAAAAGAGAAGAAGCTCTACCTGTGGGATTGGTCTCAGTGTGAAAATCCGAGCGCCCGATTTGAAAATCTTGTTGCCTCTCATCTGCTAAAGATGTGCCATTTCCTCCAGGACTCTCAAGGGGACGAGATGCAACTCCAGTTTTTGCGAGATGCCCAAAAGCGGGAGATCGATTTTGTAGTGTCAAAAAACCGGAAACCGATATTTGCTGTCGAGTGCAAGACGGGCGAATCTCAACTGAGTCCAAATATTTGCTATTTTGCGGAACGATCCCCTATCCCAAAATTTTACCAGGTCCATCTGGGGAAAAAGGATGTTGAAATCGAGAAGCATCGGGCTCGAATCATTCCCTTTGGAGAGTTTTGTCAGCTGTTTCCTTAA
- a CDS encoding heavy-metal-associated domain-containing protein: MIRKILVVVFGLVILSPVLFAAEKKLDCKVEKMSCAMCEKKINRTLTEEVPGVLKSDIKSDAHGGIVTIDPAKTTPLKVMEAINKLGFEAKECKAI, translated from the coding sequence ATGATTCGAAAGATCCTTGTCGTGGTTTTTGGTCTCGTTATTTTGAGCCCGGTTCTTTTTGCCGCTGAAAAGAAGCTCGATTGCAAGGTTGAGAAGATGTCGTGTGCGATGTGCGAGAAGAAAATCAATCGGACATTGACCGAAGAGGTCCCCGGTGTCCTAAAGTCCGATATCAAGTCGGATGCTCATGGTGGGATAGTCACCATCGATCCTGCGAAGACGACTCCTCTGAAGGTGATGGAGGCGATCAACAAGCTCGGCTTCGAGGCGAAGGAGTGTAAGGCGATTTAG
- a CDS encoding sodium-dependent transporter, whose protein sequence is MQRETWKSRVGIILAVAGSAVGLGNFLRFPVQCAQNGGGAFMIPYFCALLFLGIPLMWVEWAIGRYGGSYGHGSSPGMFQRLWKNPIAKYLGSFALVVNFSICVYYVYVESWTLAYAWFSISGKYFGITDPVEMGLFLSSFQGIGTSSHFSGIGAAYLFFLLTFLANVYVLWHGIRGGIEKLCKIAMPTLFIFAIILMFRVFTLGTPDPTQPENSVINGLGFIWNPDFSRLSEAKVWLAAAGQIFFTLSVGFGCIHTYASYLKRKDDIVLNGLSASLTNEVAEVIIGGSIAIPIAVAFFGLTATAMIAKGGAFNLGFQAMPLIFQKLPLGQLFGALWFILLFFAGITSSVSMTQPAVAFLQDEFRFSRKKAVTTISVFWFLAAHLVIYFLRYGYLDEMDFWVGTLGVVLFAFMETIIFVWIFGPKNAWEEINLGADLKLPRFFLFVLKYITPVYLLFILISWAKQDAYRILIMEGVPETNVPYIITARLVLVLTITVCGLLVFKAFRKKPDTVPNSVPNTALEGSL, encoded by the coding sequence ATGCAACGAGAAACATGGAAGTCTCGTGTCGGAATCATCCTCGCCGTAGCTGGTAGCGCTGTCGGTCTCGGCAATTTTTTAAGATTCCCAGTTCAATGTGCCCAGAATGGAGGCGGAGCCTTCATGATCCCGTATTTTTGCGCCCTCCTCTTCCTCGGCATTCCACTCATGTGGGTCGAATGGGCGATCGGTCGTTACGGTGGGAGTTATGGGCATGGGTCGTCACCGGGGATGTTCCAACGCCTCTGGAAAAATCCGATCGCGAAATACTTGGGCTCCTTTGCCCTCGTCGTCAACTTCAGCATCTGTGTCTATTACGTCTATGTCGAGTCCTGGACACTCGCCTACGCCTGGTTCTCGATTTCAGGAAAATATTTTGGGATCACAGATCCGGTGGAGATGGGACTTTTTCTCTCAAGCTTTCAAGGGATTGGCACATCTTCCCATTTTTCCGGAATTGGAGCTGCCTATCTGTTCTTTCTGCTCACCTTTCTCGCAAATGTCTATGTCCTCTGGCATGGGATTCGGGGAGGGATAGAGAAACTTTGCAAGATTGCGATGCCAACCCTCTTTATCTTTGCGATTATTCTGATGTTCCGTGTCTTTACGCTGGGCACCCCGGATCCGACACAACCCGAAAACTCAGTCATCAACGGCCTCGGATTTATCTGGAATCCCGATTTCTCGAGACTGAGCGAGGCGAAGGTCTGGCTCGCTGCGGCGGGTCAGATTTTTTTTACGCTCTCGGTCGGATTCGGGTGCATCCATACCTACGCGAGCTATCTCAAGAGAAAAGATGACATCGTTCTGAACGGACTCAGCGCCTCTCTCACCAATGAAGTGGCGGAGGTGATCATTGGCGGTTCTATCGCAATACCGATTGCGGTCGCCTTTTTCGGGCTCACCGCAACGGCAATGATTGCGAAGGGAGGCGCCTTTAACCTTGGCTTTCAGGCAATGCCCCTGATCTTCCAGAAACTCCCGTTGGGACAACTCTTCGGCGCCCTTTGGTTTATTCTCCTCTTCTTCGCCGGAATCACCTCTTCCGTCTCAATGACTCAACCGGCTGTTGCCTTTCTTCAGGATGAATTCCGCTTTTCTCGAAAAAAGGCGGTGACAACAATATCTGTCTTCTGGTTTCTCGCTGCCCATCTCGTTATCTATTTTCTGCGGTATGGTTATCTGGATGAGATGGATTTTTGGGTCGGAACCCTCGGAGTCGTCCTCTTTGCCTTCATGGAAACGATCATTTTCGTCTGGATCTTCGGTCCTAAAAACGCGTGGGAAGAGATTAATCTGGGGGCGGATCTGAAACTCCCAAGATTTTTCCTTTTTGTCTTAAAATATATCACGCCGGTCTATCTGCTCTTTATCCTGATCTCCTGGGCCAAACAGGACGCCTATCGAATCCTTATCATGGAAGGTGTGCCGGAAACCAATGTCCCTTATATCATTACCGCTCGATTGGTATTGGTCTTAACCATTACCGTTTGTGGCCTCTTGGTTTTCAAGGCGTTCCGTAAAAAGCCAGATACGGTCCCGAATTCGGTACCCAATACGGCGTTAGAGGGATCTCTATGA